A part of Ooceraea biroi isolate clonal line C1 chromosome 10, Obir_v5.4, whole genome shotgun sequence genomic DNA contains:
- the LOC105274710 gene encoding GATA zinc finger domain-containing protein 10 isoform X2, translated as MRKDMKILLIAIASFVVIEATGGWEQYGPGVGSGRGNNVRGTSWGYPQQINQNAFGSDVEWVCQSPKTNDIMVIATDNTRQQYPGRGPWWQWQNVPPGHQNHHQPSGNYWTQPIIIVQQEPTRTDGTRLPFTTPQMPTTHNNNDGSNNNNNNNHNNHQPNTTPQYHGGEGIIDIRLGEQ; from the exons ATGAGAAAG GACATGAAGATTCTGTTGATCGCGATTGCGTCATTCGTCGTCATTGAAGCTACCGGAGGGTGGGAGCAGTATGGTCCAGGTGTCGGAAGTGGAAGAGGAAATAATGTTCGCGGCACGTCATGGGGATACCCGCAACAGATCAATCAAAACGCATTTGGTTCCGACGTCGAGTGGGTGTGCCAGAGCCCAAAAACAAATGACATA ATGGTGATTGCTACTGACAATACGCGACAACAATATCCCGGCAGAGGACCATGGTGGCAATGGCAGAACGTTCCACCGGGTCATCAAAATCACCATCAACCTTCTGGGAATTACTGGACCCAACCAATTATCATTGTTCAACAAGAACCGACACGAACTGACGGTACTCGGTTACCATTTACAACCCCGCAAATGCCGACAACTCATAACAATAATGATggtagcaataataataataataataaccacAACAATCATCAACCCAATACCACACCACAGTATCACGGTGGAGAAGGAATAATAGATATTCGGCTTGGAgaacaataa
- the LOC105274711 gene encoding LOW QUALITY PROTEIN: pre-mRNA-splicing factor Slu7-like (The sequence of the model RefSeq protein was modified relative to this genomic sequence to represent the inferred CDS: deleted 4 bases in 2 codons): protein MANSSASITVSSILKNKSSFEDEPRKKSREYWRKAKELEEARKAGTAPAAVDEEGKDINPHIPQYISATPWYFGAQGPTLKHQRPQPEKQRKYSSIDAWYNRGVDTSNVVVKYRKDACENCGAMTHKRKYCMERLHKVRAKYTNSKIAVDEFTQPELSIDYDGKRDRWAGYDPSEHRAIVEEYQKIEEAKRQMRAQKLNAEEENDEQDSDKDKDKYVDEVDMPGTKVDSKQRITVRNLRIREDTARYLRNLDPNSTYYDPKTRSVRDNPYVGTDREVDYKGENFVRFSSDTQQHANAQLFAWEAHEKGVDVHLLAEPTKLELLKQEYDKKRDELKNKARDSIIDRYGGEEHLEALPKSLLLAQTEQYVEYSRYGKIIKGQDRQVIRSKYEKDVFPNNHTSVWSSHWQDGKWGYKCCFSFIKNSYCTGESGKKVVEAINNNNMQNKIIYKPEAEEVDDTPDMLNIDKNSSNSESSSEDERTKNKSEKQSKAAKRRLKKQKRIIRIR, encoded by the exons ATGGCCAATTCATCGGCGAGTATAACCGTgtcaagtattttgaagaacAAGAGTTCTTTCGAGGATGAGCCACGGAAGAAGAGC AGGGAGTATTGGCGAAAGGCGAAAGAACTGGAAGAGGCGAGGAAGGCTGGTACGGCTCCAGCTGCCGTCGACGAGGAGGGCAAAGATATCAACCCGCATATTCCGCAGTATATCAGTGCTACGCCGTGGTACTTCGGTGCTCAAGGTCCTACCTTGAAACATCAGAGGCCACAACCTGAGAAGCAGAGGAAATACAGCTCTATAGATGCATGGTACAACCGCGGCGTTGATACTTCCAACGTAGTGGTCAAATATCGCAAGGATGCTTGTGAGAACTGTGGTGCGATGACTCACAAAAGGAAGTACTGCATGGAGAGGCTGCACAAGGTTCGGGCAAAATATACAAACTCGAAGATAGCAGTAGACGAGTTCACGCAGCCCGAATTGTCGATAGATTATGATGGCAAGAGAGATAGGTGGGCTGGTTACGATCCCTCCGAGCACAGAGCAATAGTAGAGGAGTACCAGAAGATAGAGGAGGCCAAGAGACAAATGCGAGCTCAGAAGCTCAATGCGGAGGAGGAAAACGACGAACAAGATTCCGACAAGGATAAAGACAAGTATGTTGACGAGGTGGACATGCCTGGTACAAAGGTGGACTCTAAGCAGCGTATTACAGTGAGGAACTTGCGAATTCGAGAAGACACCGCCAGGTATCTGCGCAATCTAGACCCGAATTCGACGTATTACGATCCAAAAACCAGATCTGTGCGAGATAATCCCTATGTTGGCACGGATCGCGAAGTGGACTATAAAGGCGAGAACTTCGTACGCTTCTCTAGCGATACTCAGCAGCATGCTAACGCACAATTGTTTGCCTGGGAAGCGCACGAAAAGGGAGTCGACGTACATTTGCTGGCTGAACCTACGAAACTAGAGTTGTTGAAACAAGAGTACGACAAGAAACGCGACGAGCTGAAGAATAAGGCACGTGACAGCATAATCGATCGTTACGGAGGCGAGGAGCATCTTGAGGCGCTCCcgaaatctttattattggCGCAGACTGAACAGTACGTCGAATATTCGAGATATGGTAAGATAATCAAAGGACAAGATCGCCAGGTAATAAGGTCCAAGTACGAAAAAGACGTTTTCCCGAACAACCATACGTCGGTCTGGAGTTCTCATTGGCAGGACGGAAAATGGGGCTACAAATGTTGTTTTTCCTTTATCAAAAATTCATATTGCACTGGAGAGTCTGGGAAGAAAGTGGTGGaggcgataaataataataacatgcaaaataaaatt atatacaagcCTGAAGCAGAAGAGGTAGATGACACACCAGATATGTTAAACATCGACAAAAACTCGTCAAACAGCGAATCTTCGTCTGAAGATGAACGTACAAAGAATAAATCGGAAAAGCAAAGTAAGGCAGCTAAACGAAGATTGAAGAAACAAAAGCGTATAATACGCATTCGCTAA
- the LOC105274713 gene encoding transcription factor Dp-1, with protein MTQQNKTMNFVIQDAHGHPQMIKVVQSTPNKVLSGIVSTTNTGGLKVFKAPNQESQVLPSNAQVLRTISLQSPSTLGQRLVTIPLQNTKVATSKAGEPVMTKTIQLTSAQMNDIKQVIVQQQQQQQQQQQQQQQQQQQQSNTSQIIKDASGKTFISPILDHTGSRKRQDVESGDFLPDKRRKTEKVGKGLRHFSMKVCEKVKKKGTTSYNEVADELVGEFTNPAHINSLTDQQYDQKNIRRRVYDALNVLMAMNIISKEKKEIRWLGLPTNSLQECVALEKDKKKKIERIKAKTQQLHQLILSHISFKNLVERNRLNENLRGPPKPNSAIQLPFLIVNTSKKTVIDCSISNDKTEYLFNFNDKFEIHDDIEVLKQMGLAFGLEKGECTEENLRKAKLMVPKSLEKYVEQLATGDLEKFIPVTIPGPSTSMEDLDIKLEGSRPPSSSHTSLSEDPLSPPSQYYSEEEDEEDDSDQDDQADSDLEVN; from the exons ATGACACAGCAAAATAAAACGATGAACTTCGTAATACAAGACGCTCATG GACACCCACAAATGATAAAAGTAGTGCAAAGTACACCTAATAAAGTATTAAGTGGTATTGTTAGCACAACAAATACAGGTGGCCTTAAAGTGTTTAAAGCTCCTAATCAAGAATCACAG GTTTTGCCATCGAATGCGCAAGTTCTTAGGACTATCAGTCTACAAAGTCCATCTACACTTGGTCAGA GATTAGTAACAATACCTTTGCAAAATACTAAAGTGGCAACATCAAAAGCAGGGGAGCCAGTGATGACCAAGACTATACAGCTGACCTCTGCACAAATG AACGACATAAAGCAGGTTATTgtacaacagcagcagcaacaacaacagcaacagcagcagcagcagcagcaacaacaacaacaatctAATACATCTCAAATCATTAAAGATGCTTCTGGAAAAACATTTATCAGCCCGATTTTAGATCATACTGGATCCAGGAAAAGGCAGGACGTTGAAAGTGGCGATTTTCTGCCCGA TAAACGAAGAAAAACGGAAAAGGTTGGTAAAGGACTGAGACATTTCTCAATGAAGGTCTGCGAGAAAGTAAAGAAGAAAGGCACTACTTCTTATAATGAGGTAGCAGACGAGTTGGTCGGTGAATTCACTAATCCCGCtcatataaattctttaacaGATCAG CAATATGatcagaaaaatatcagaAGACGCGTGTACGATGCTCTAAACGTCTTAATGGCGATGAATATCATTtccaaagagaaaaaagagattagGTGGCTTGGATTGCCAACTAATTCATTGCAGGAATGTGTAGCATTAGAGAAagataagaagaagaagatcgaGAGAATCAAGGCTAAAACACAGCAGTTGCATCAGCTTATCTTGTCTCACATTTCTTTTAAGAACTTAGTCGAGCGCAATCGGTTAAACGAGAATCTTCGCGGGCCACCGAAGCCCAATTCTGCCATACAGCTGCCATTCCTCATTGTGAATACCAGTAAAAAGACTGTCATAGATTGCAGCATTTCAAATGACAA aACTGAGTAcctgtttaattttaatgataagtTTGAGATTCATGACGATATCGAGGTTCTAAAACAAATGGGTCTAGCTTTTg gACTAGAAAAAGGAGAATGCACTGAGGAAAATTTACGAAAGGCAAAGTTAATGGTTCCAAAATCATTGGAGAAATATGTGGAAC AATTGGCAACAGGGGACTTAGAAAAGTTTATTCCAGTAACTATCCCCGGTCCAAGTACATCGATGGAGGATCTAGATATAAAATTGGAGGGCTCACGGCCACCTTCGTCATCGCATACTTCATTGTCGGAGGATCCCTTATCTCCACCCTCCCAGTACTATTCAGAAgaagaggacgaagaggaTGACA
- the LOC105274710 gene encoding GATA zinc finger domain-containing protein 10 isoform X3: MDMKILLIAIASFVVIEATGGWEQYGPGVGSGRGNNVRGTSWGYPQQINQNAFGSDVEWVCQSPKTNDIMVIATDNTRQQYPGRGPWWQWQNVPPGHQNHHQPSGNYWTQPIIIVQQEPTRTDGTRLPFTTPQMPTTHNNNDGSNNNNNNNHNNHQPNTTPQYHGGEGIIDIRLGEQ; encoded by the exons atg GACATGAAGATTCTGTTGATCGCGATTGCGTCATTCGTCGTCATTGAAGCTACCGGAGGGTGGGAGCAGTATGGTCCAGGTGTCGGAAGTGGAAGAGGAAATAATGTTCGCGGCACGTCATGGGGATACCCGCAACAGATCAATCAAAACGCATTTGGTTCCGACGTCGAGTGGGTGTGCCAGAGCCCAAAAACAAATGACATA ATGGTGATTGCTACTGACAATACGCGACAACAATATCCCGGCAGAGGACCATGGTGGCAATGGCAGAACGTTCCACCGGGTCATCAAAATCACCATCAACCTTCTGGGAATTACTGGACCCAACCAATTATCATTGTTCAACAAGAACCGACACGAACTGACGGTACTCGGTTACCATTTACAACCCCGCAAATGCCGACAACTCATAACAATAATGATggtagcaataataataataataataaccacAACAATCATCAACCCAATACCACACCACAGTATCACGGTGGAGAAGGAATAATAGATATTCGGCTTGGAgaacaataa
- the LOC105274709 gene encoding inositol polyphosphate 1-phosphatase, which produces MKNGSRLLQILLQASEKAANVARACRQNEELFPLLIQEKSSEEKNPRFFHDFKTLADVLIQEIIKHDIGVEFPELPKSTKGEETNVFKNAANETIIVEVCPCCEDTAKLLARVMNDDVAARLLATEVHKDVQFSDVSTDVKEIPTDLEIDMNDIGIWIDPIDSTADYINAIETVDEKTGLHVRGLRCTCVLIGAYQKSTGVPIMGIVNQPFYTNVDSRWTGKCHWGIATSDITKSSISNPINLNANKLILISQSEDEEVRTKLLDEGFTLLEATGAGYKLLQVALGHAGIYSLSKPSTYKWDTCGPQAILASLGGDVIKFKEFIVRPTADDLTITYLSACTSNNKSGLIAYRDVENLESVKEALCKPCLDT; this is translated from the exons atgaagaatggCAGCAGATTACttcaaattctcttacaagctTCAGAGAAGGCAGCAAATGTTGCCAGGGCTTGTCGACAGAATGAGGAACTGTTTCCACTTCTAATACAAGAAAAATCTTCAGAAGAGAAAAATCCGCGCTTTTTCCACGATTTTAAAACCTTAGCTGACGTACTTATTCAGGAAATTATCAAACATGACATAGGAGTTGAA TTTCCAGAGTTGCCTAAATCAACGAAGGGCGAAGAAACTAACGTATTCAAGAATGCCGCAAATGAAACCATCATCGTCGAAGTATGCCCGTGCTGCGAAGATACAGCAAAATTGTTGGCCAGAGTTATGAACGACGACGTAGCGGCAAGGTTACTCGCTACTGAAGTCCACAAGGACGTTCAGTTTTCGGATGTATCCACCGATGTAAAAGAGATTCCCACGGATCTTGAGATTGATATGAATGATATTGGTATTTGGATAGATCCTATTG ATTCAACAGCAGATTACATAAATGCAATAGAGACGGTGGATGAGAAAACCGGTTTGCACGTACGCGGTTTACGCTGCACCTGTGTATTAATTGGAGCGTACCAGAAGAGTACGGGAGTGCCAATTATGGGGATCGTTAATCAACCCTTTTACACCAACGTCGATTCACG GTGGACAGGAAAATGTCACTGGGGTATTGCGACGAGCGACATTACCAAATCTTCCATAAGCAACCCTATAAACCTTAACGCCAATAAACTCATTTTGATCAGTCAATCCGAGGACGAAGAGGTGAGAACGAAGCTACTGGACGAAGGATTTACACTGTTGGAGGCGACCGGAGCAGGATACAAGCTACTGCAAGTTGCTCTTGGACACGCAGGTATCTACAGTTTATCAAAACCTTCCACTTACAAGTGGGATACATGCGGACCACAAGCAATCTTGGCATCGCTAGGGGGAGATGTTATCAAGTTTAAAGAATTTATCGTACGTCCAACCGCAGACGATTTGACTATCACTTATCTGTCTGCCTGCACGAGTAACAACAAGTCAGGTTTGATAGCATATAGAGATGTCGAAAACTTGGAAAGTGTCAAGGAAGCACTTTGTAAACCATGTCTTGATACATAA
- the LOC105274710 gene encoding neurofibromin-A isoform X1 — MRYALFTDMKILLIAIASFVVIEATGGWEQYGPGVGSGRGNNVRGTSWGYPQQINQNAFGSDVEWVCQSPKTNDIMVIATDNTRQQYPGRGPWWQWQNVPPGHQNHHQPSGNYWTQPIIIVQQEPTRTDGTRLPFTTPQMPTTHNNNDGSNNNNNNNHNNHQPNTTPQYHGGEGIIDIRLGEQ; from the exons ATGAGATACGCGCTATTCACC GACATGAAGATTCTGTTGATCGCGATTGCGTCATTCGTCGTCATTGAAGCTACCGGAGGGTGGGAGCAGTATGGTCCAGGTGTCGGAAGTGGAAGAGGAAATAATGTTCGCGGCACGTCATGGGGATACCCGCAACAGATCAATCAAAACGCATTTGGTTCCGACGTCGAGTGGGTGTGCCAGAGCCCAAAAACAAATGACATA ATGGTGATTGCTACTGACAATACGCGACAACAATATCCCGGCAGAGGACCATGGTGGCAATGGCAGAACGTTCCACCGGGTCATCAAAATCACCATCAACCTTCTGGGAATTACTGGACCCAACCAATTATCATTGTTCAACAAGAACCGACACGAACTGACGGTACTCGGTTACCATTTACAACCCCGCAAATGCCGACAACTCATAACAATAATGATggtagcaataataataataataataaccacAACAATCATCAACCCAATACCACACCACAGTATCACGGTGGAGAAGGAATAATAGATATTCGGCTTGGAgaacaataa